GACCAGGAATTTGCGCGCCATGGCCCGGCCCTAGCCCTGTTGCGCGGCCGAGACCGCCAGGTCGCGGATGGTGGCGTTGGCGATGGTCAGCTTGGCGAAGGTCCAGCCTGAGCCTGAGCCCTCGATCTCGTCGACCGAGGCGCGCACGCCCTCGACCACGGCCTGGCGGGCGCCGATCCAGGCGTCCACCGCCGCCTCCGCCGCCTCTTCGCTGACGCCCACCGACGGATCGGGGGCGCGGGCCACGGCGCGGGTCAGGGTGCGCTGTTCGCCCATCAGGTCCTCGATCAGCCGGCGCACGGCCAGCCGGTCAAAGTGATCGGCGGACGGGATCGATCCCGCCGCCGCACGCAGCCGGTCGAAGTCGAAGGCGGCGCCCACCTGGTGATACAGACGCGCCATGCCGGCCACCGGCCAGCCGGTTTCTGCCGCCAGGTCGCCGATGTCGGACGCCGCCACCAGGGGACGCAGGATGGCGACGCCTTGGGTCAGCGCCTCGGGCGCGCCGTGGTCGGCGAAGCGACGCACCCGCTCCTCCAGCCGCGCCTGTTCGAACTGCGACAGCACCGCGGGCCCTTCGGCGTAGATGGCCCGGGCGACCGGACTGTAGGTGTCCACCAGAGCCTGAACGCCCTGCCCCGCCTTGGCGCGCCTGGCCATCCAGAAGGTCTGGCGACGCAGCACCACCGCGATCTCGTTGTACAGGGCGACCTGAGCTTCGGCCGAGATCTTGTGATCCAGGGCCGAGACCGCGTCCCAGGCCTCGTCCAGGCGGAAGATGCGGCGCGCCGCCTCGAACGCCACCGTCAGCGTGCCCGTGTCGCATTCGGCCGAGCCGCGCAGCCGGTCCGGGAAGGTCGGGCCGCACATGTTGACGATCTCGTTCGCCATCACCGTGGCGATGATCTCGCGCCGCAGGCGGTGGCTCTTCATTTCCGGCTCGAACCGCGCCAGCGCCTCGGGGAAGTAGCGGACCAGCACCTCCTCGAAGGCCGGATCCTCGGGCGCCGAAGACGCCACGATGTCGTCGGACAGCTCCAGCTTGCCATAGGCTGTCAGCACCGCGATCTCCGGCCGGCTGAGCGGGGTGGCCGTGGCCATCATCTCGCGCATGCGGGCGTCGTTGGGCAGGCCCTCGACCTTGCGATCCAGCTTTCCGCGCGCGGCCAGCGTCTGCATGAACCGCTGCTGGGCGTCCAAGGCCTTCGCGCCTTCCGCCTGTTGCAGCGTCAGCGCCAGGGTCTGGTCGTAGTTGTGGGCCAGCACCTTCAGGCCCACCTCCTCGGTCATGGAGGCCAGCAAGTCGGTGCGCTGGTCCGCCGGCAGCGTGCCGTTGGTGACCGCCGATCCGACCAGGATCTTGATGTTGACCTCGTGGTCGGAGGTGTCCACGCCCGCCGAGTTGTCGATGGCGTCGGTGTTGATGCGGCCGCCGGCGTAGCCAAAGGCGATGCGCCCGGCCTGGGTGAAGCCGAGGTTGGCCCCCTCGCCCACCACCTTGACCCGCAACTCGTCGGCGTTGATGCGCAGCGGATCGGTCGACTTGTCGCCGACCTGGGCGTCGGTTTCGGCCGCCGATTTCACATAGGTGCCGATGCCGCCGAGATACAGCAGCTCGGCCGGGGCCTTCAGGATGGCGCGGATCAGGCTGATCGGATCGAGGCTGTCCTCTGCGATGTCCAGCGCCGCCTTGATCTGGGGCGACAGCGGGATCGACTTGGCGCCGCGCGAGAACACGCCGCCGCCTTCGGAGATCAGGCTCTTGTCGTAGTCCTGCCAGGACGAGCGCGGCAGGTCGAACAGCCGCTTTCTTTCGGTCCAGCCGGTCACATGATCCGGGTTCGGATCGATAAAGATGTCGCGGTGGTCAAAGGCTGCGACCAGGCGCGTGGCCTTGGACAGAAGCGCGCCGTTGCCGAACACGTCGCCCGACATGTCGCCCACGCCGACCATGGTGAAGGGCTCAGACTGGATGTCCTTGCCCATCTCGCGGAAGTGGCGCTTGACCGCTTCCCACGCGCCGCGCGCGGTGATGCCCATGGCCTTGTGGTCGTAGCCGACCGAGCCGCCCGAGGCGAAGGCGTCGCCCAGCCAGAAACCGTAGGCGGCCGAGACGCCATTGGCGATGTCGGAGAAGGTGGCCGTGCCCTTGTCGGCCGCAACCACCAGATAGGGATCGTCCCCCTCCCAGGCGATCACGTTCGACGGGCGGACCACGCCGCCGTCCGCGCCGATGTTGTCGGTGATGTCCAAGAGGCCCGACAGGAAGGTGCGATAGGCGCGGATCGCCTCGCCTTGGATCGCCTCGCGATCGCCGGTGCGCGGAAGCTGCTTGGGATAGAAGCCGCCCTTGGAGCCGACCGGCACGATCACCGCATTCTTGACCTGCTGCGCCTTGACCAGGCCCAGCACCTCGGTGCGGAAGTCGTCGCGGCGGTCGGACCAGCGCAGGCCTCCCCGCGCCACGGGACCAAAGCGCAGGTGCACGCCCTCGACATGCGGCGCCCAGACAAAGATCTCACGATACGGCTTGGGCAGCGGCAGATCGTCCAGCTCGCGCGAGGCGATCTTGATGGAGATGTGCGGCTTGGGCGCGCCGTCGGCGTCGGTTTGATAGAAGTTGGTGCGCTTGACCGCCCCGATCAGGGCGGCGAGGCGGCGCAGCGCCCGGTCGTGATCCAGGCTCTTCACCGCCTGCAGCTGGCCGGCGATGGCAGCTTCCTGCTCGGCCACGGCGGCCTGGCGGCCGGCCGCGTCGCCCTCGCCGGCGAACTTGGCCTCCCACAGCTTCAGCAAGGCGCGCGACACGTCCGGATATTCCCGTAACGCCTCTTCCTGCACCGCCTGGGACGGGTCGAGGCCCGTCTGCTGGCGATAGCGCGCAAGCGTGCGGATCAGCGCCGCCTCGCGCCAGGACACGCCCAGCTCGACCACCAGTCGGTTGAAGCCGTCGCTTTCGGTCAGGCCGGTCCAGGCGGCGGCGAACGCCTGCTCGAACGGGCAGCGGACGGCCTCGAACACCAGCGCCTCGCCGCGCGGGTCCTCCAGCAGGAACTCGTGAACGTGGATCTCGGCGTCGCCCGCCGGCCGGATCGGATAGCCGTATTCCTCAAGCGTCTTCAGCCCCATGTCCGCCAGGATCGGCAGGACGTCCGACAGCGGCACCGCCGCCCCCGGCGATAGAGCTTGAAGCGGAACTGCAGCGGACTGTCGTCGGCATGACGGAAGGCGCGAACGGCCAGCGACGCCTCGCCCTCGCCCACCCGGGCCAGTGCTTCCAGGTCGATCGCAGCCTCGGCGGCGTCATACCGGTCGCGATAGGCGGCGCCGAAGGCGCGGGCCCAGCGCGCGCTGAGCGGCCCGACCTCCACCTCCTGCACGCCGTCGCGGCGCAGCGCCGTCTCGAACCGCTCGACCCAGCCGCGCCCCGCCTCGGTCACGTCGGCTTCGACCTGCTGCATGTCCGGCGTCGGATGGTCGCCGGGCGTCACGCCGATGATGTAGTGGACGCGCACCAGCGGCGCTTCGGACAGCTGCGGGTACCAGGCCGAGACCCGACCGCCCCAGGCCCGCGCCAGGATCTGGCCGATGCGCTGGCGCACCGCTGCGTCGAACCGCTCGCGCGGAATGAAGCACAGCACCGAGACGAAGCGGTCGAACGGGTCCGGCCGGGTGAAGATGCGGATACGCGGCCGATCGTAGAGGTGCAGCACGCCCAGCGCGATCGACAGCAGCTCGTCCTCGGTGATCTGGAACAGCTCGTCGCGGGGGTAATTGTCCAGGATGTTGCGCAGCCGCTTTTCGTTGTGGCTGCCCGGCGCCTTGTCGGCGCGTGCGAGGACGTTGGCGACCTTGCGCCGGATCAGCGGCACCTCGGCGGCGACGTGGTCATAGGCCTCGGCGGTGAACAGGCCGACAAAGCGCGTCTCGCCCGAGGCGCGGCCGTCCGGGCCGTACTTCTTGATGCCGATGTAGTCCATGTAGGCGCGGCGGTGCACACGCGAGCGCAGATTGGCCTTGGCTACCGTGACCGGTTCGGACAGGTCCATCTGGCGGCGCATCTGGCGCGTCAGCACCGCCGGCTCGTTGCCCCGCCGCAGCACGCGCCGTTCGGCGTCACGCAGCACGCCCAAACCCTCGCCCGACTGGCTCAGCGGCGCCTCGGCTTCGTAGTCGCCGTCCACCGCGCGGGGATAGTCGTAGTCGCGCGCGCCCAGGAAGACAAAGTGGTCGCTCTTGAGCCAACGCAGAAAGGCGACGTTCTCGGCGACGACCGCCGCTTCGGCGACCGGAGCGCCCGCTTCGAGCTCGGCGATGGAGCGGCGCATCAGATCCAGCATGGCG
The genomic region above belongs to Brevundimonas sp. PAMC22021 and contains:
- a CDS encoding NAD-glutamate dehydrogenase domain-containing protein is translated as MPLSDVLPILADMGLKTLEEYGYPIRPAGDAEIHVHEFLLEDPRGEALVFEAVRCPFEQAFAAAWTGLTESDGFNRLVVELGVSWREAALIRTLARYRQQTGLDPSQAVQEEALREYPDVSRALLKLWEAKFAGEGDAAGRQAAVAEQEAAIAGQLQAVKSLDHDRALRRLAALIGAVKRTNFYQTDADGAPKPHISIKIASRELDDLPLPKPYREIFVWAPHVEGVHLRFGPVARGGLRWSDRRDDFRTEVLGLVKAQQVKNAVIVPVGSKGGFYPKQLPRTGDREAIQGEAIRAYRTFLSGLLDITDNIGADGGVVRPSNVIAWEGDDPYLVVAADKGTATFSDIANGVSAAYGFWLGDAFASGGSVGYDHKAMGITARGAWEAVKRHFREMGKDIQSEPFTMVGVGDMSGDVFGNGALLSKATRLVAAFDHRDIFIDPNPDHVTGWTERKRLFDLPRSSWQDYDKSLISEGGGVFSRGAKSIPLSPQIKAALDIAEDSLDPISLIRAILKAPAELLYLGGIGTYVKSAAETDAQVGDKSTDPLRINADELRVKVVGEGANLGFTQAGRIAFGYAGGRINTDAIDNSAGVDTSDHEVNIKILVGSAVTNGTLPADQRTDLLASMTEEVGLKVLAHNYDQTLALTLQQAEGAKALDAQQRFMQTLAARGKLDRKVEGLPNDARMREMMATATPLSRPEIAVLTAYGKLELSDDIVASSAPEDPAFEEVLVRYFPEALARFEPEMKSHRLRREIIATVMANEIVNMCGPTFPDRLRGSAECDTGTLTVAFEAARRIFRLDEAWDAVSALDHKISAEAQVALYNEIAVVLRRQTFWMARRAKAGQGVQALVDTYSPVARAIYAEGPAVLSQFEQARLEERVRRFADHGAPEALTQGVAILRPLVAASDIGDLAAETGWPVAGMARLYHQVGAAFDFDRLRAAAGSIPSADHFDRLAVRRLIEDLMGEQRTLTRAVARAPDPSVGVSEEAAEAAVDAWIGARQAVVEGVRASVDEIEGSGSGWTFAKLTIANATIRDLAVSAAQQG